In the Mycolicibacterium thermoresistibile genome, one interval contains:
- a CDS encoding NAD(P)-dependent oxidoreductase, with amino-acid sequence MSDLKLGYIGLGNMGAPMAKRLVDWPGGLIVYDVRTEAMTPLAEVGANLADSVADVAKADIISVTVLDDEQVRAVVDELAAGAGPGTVIAIHSTIRPETAVELAEQLRPKDIHLVDAPVSGGGGAAEKGELAVMVGADRDVYERIKPAFKRFASLVVHAGEPGAGTRMKLARNMLTFTSYVAACEAMELAEAAGLSLQALGRVVRHSDAQSGGPGAIIVREDMRDLEPDHWLYEAFTHTRGLGEKDLSLALDLGRQTGVDLPLARIALQNLAAALGVPHTKE; translated from the coding sequence ATGAGTGACCTCAAGCTCGGGTACATCGGCCTCGGCAACATGGGCGCGCCGATGGCCAAACGCCTCGTCGACTGGCCCGGCGGGCTCATCGTCTACGACGTGCGGACCGAGGCGATGACGCCGCTGGCCGAGGTCGGCGCCAACCTCGCCGACAGCGTCGCCGACGTCGCGAAGGCCGACATCATCAGCGTCACCGTGCTCGACGACGAGCAGGTGCGCGCGGTGGTCGACGAACTGGCCGCCGGCGCCGGACCCGGCACCGTCATCGCGATCCACTCCACGATCCGCCCCGAGACCGCGGTCGAACTCGCCGAGCAGTTGCGGCCGAAAGACATTCACCTCGTCGACGCACCGGTCAGCGGTGGCGGCGGCGCGGCGGAGAAGGGCGAACTGGCGGTGATGGTCGGCGCCGACCGCGACGTCTACGAGCGGATCAAACCCGCCTTCAAACGGTTCGCCTCGCTCGTCGTGCACGCCGGCGAACCCGGCGCGGGCACCCGGATGAAACTGGCCCGCAACATGTTGACGTTCACCAGCTACGTGGCGGCCTGCGAGGCGATGGAACTAGCCGAGGCGGCCGGGCTGAGCCTGCAGGCACTGGGACGGGTGGTGCGCCACAGCGACGCCCAGAGCGGCGGGCCCGGCGCCATCATCGTGCGGGAGGACATGCGCGACCTCGAGCCCGACCACTGGCTCTACGAGGCGTTCACCCACACCCGCGGGCTGGGGGAGAAGGACCTGAGCCTGGCGCTGGATCTGGGCCGGCAGACCGGGGTCGACCTGCCGCTGGCGCGGATCGCCCTGCAGAACCTGGCCGCCGCGCTGGGCGTGCCACACACGAAGGAGTGA
- the purD gene encoding phosphoribosylamine--glycine ligase: MRVLVIGSGAREHALLMALRRDPGVDSLAIAPGNAGTAAIADQYDVDIASGDAVARLAKEIQADLVVIGPEVPLVLGVADAVRAAGIACFGPTREAARIEGSKSFAKDVMTAAGVRTAGSELIDNPAHLDAALDRFGPPAGDPAWVVKDDGLAAGKGVVVTADRAAARAHAAALLDAGHPVLLETFLDGPEVSLLCLVDGETVVPMLPAQDFKRVGDGDAGPNTGGMGACAPLPWLPDQTVTRIVDDIVKPVAAELVRRGSPFSGVLYAGLAITSAGPAVVEFNCRFGDPETQAVLALLESPLGQLLHAVATGRLAEQPALRWRDGAAVTVVLAAENYPGRPRVGDVIVGAEADGVLHAGTARGSDGSVVSAGGRVLSIVGTGEDLAAARDQAYRVIKSIRLPGSHFRSDIALAAAENRIELPGTRQKES; the protein is encoded by the coding sequence GTGCGCGTCCTCGTAATCGGCTCAGGAGCTCGTGAACACGCCCTACTGATGGCGCTGCGGCGCGACCCCGGCGTGGACAGCCTCGCCATCGCGCCGGGTAACGCGGGCACCGCCGCCATCGCCGACCAGTACGACGTCGACATCGCCTCCGGTGACGCGGTCGCCCGACTCGCCAAGGAGATCCAGGCGGACCTGGTGGTGATCGGACCCGAGGTGCCGCTGGTGCTCGGCGTTGCCGATGCGGTGCGCGCGGCGGGCATCGCCTGCTTCGGCCCGACCAGGGAGGCGGCCCGCATCGAGGGGTCGAAATCGTTCGCCAAGGACGTGATGACCGCCGCCGGGGTGCGCACCGCCGGCAGCGAACTCATCGACAACCCCGCCCATCTGGACGCCGCCCTGGACCGGTTCGGGCCCCCGGCCGGTGACCCCGCGTGGGTGGTCAAGGACGACGGCCTGGCCGCCGGCAAGGGTGTGGTGGTGACCGCGGACCGCGCGGCGGCCCGCGCCCACGCCGCCGCCCTGCTCGACGCCGGGCACCCGGTGTTGCTGGAGACCTTCCTGGACGGCCCGGAGGTCTCGCTGCTGTGCCTGGTCGACGGCGAGACCGTGGTGCCGATGCTGCCCGCGCAGGACTTCAAACGCGTCGGTGACGGCGACGCCGGGCCGAACACCGGCGGTATGGGCGCCTGCGCGCCGCTGCCGTGGCTGCCCGATCAGACCGTCACCCGGATCGTCGATGACATCGTGAAACCCGTTGCCGCCGAGTTGGTCCGGCGCGGAAGCCCGTTCTCGGGGGTGTTGTACGCCGGGCTCGCGATCACCTCCGCCGGACCCGCGGTGGTCGAGTTCAACTGCCGCTTCGGCGATCCCGAGACCCAGGCCGTGCTCGCACTGCTGGAATCCCCGCTGGGGCAGCTGCTGCACGCCGTCGCCACCGGGCGGCTGGCCGAGCAGCCCGCCCTGCGCTGGCGCGACGGCGCCGCGGTGACGGTGGTGCTGGCCGCCGAGAACTATCCAGGACGTCCCCGCGTCGGCGATGTGATCGTCGGGGCCGAGGCCGACGGCGTGCTGCACGCGGGGACGGCGCGCGGCTCCGACGGCTCGGTGGTGTCGGCGGGCGGGCGGGTGCTGTCCATCGTGGGCACCGGCGAGGACCTGGCCGCCGCCCGGGACCAGGCCTACCGGGTGATCAAATCGATTCGGTTGCCCGGCAGCCACTTTCGGTCCGATATCGCCCTCGCTGCGGCGGAGAACCGCATCGAACTGCCCGGCACCCGACAGAAGGAGTCTTGA
- a CDS encoding DUF429 domain-containing protein encodes MRFVGLDLAWGTRNPSGVAVLAADGTLDHVGAARDHRTVLDTVRPFTTGACLVGIDAPLIVRNATGRRPAEAALNADFARFDAGAHPANTSLPVFAAGLPGARIADALGLDVDPRSTAERRAIEVYPHPATVALFRLGRTLKYKRRGRRTVEQRKSALLQLMWLLEGLDTADPSLYVDHPHWRALRRQVATATGPVQLDRAEDPVDAVLCAYIAMFAHRRPGDVVVYGDGATGYIVTPRLPADLTPAPRVRAVSPAAAPSWPDRRRRGWGCRADG; translated from the coding sequence ATGCGCTTTGTCGGACTCGACCTGGCCTGGGGTACCCGCAACCCGTCCGGGGTGGCGGTGCTGGCCGCCGACGGCACGCTCGACCATGTCGGCGCGGCGCGGGATCACCGCACGGTGCTCGACACCGTCCGTCCGTTCACCACGGGTGCGTGCCTGGTCGGCATCGACGCACCGCTGATCGTGCGCAACGCCACCGGGCGGCGGCCCGCCGAGGCCGCCCTGAACGCCGACTTCGCCCGCTTCGACGCCGGCGCACATCCGGCGAACACGTCGCTGCCGGTGTTCGCCGCGGGCCTGCCGGGGGCGCGGATCGCCGATGCGTTGGGCCTGGACGTCGATCCGCGGTCCACCGCCGAACGCCGGGCGATCGAGGTGTACCCGCATCCGGCCACCGTCGCGTTGTTCCGGCTGGGCCGCACACTGAAGTACAAGCGCCGCGGCCGCCGCACCGTCGAACAGCGCAAATCCGCTCTGCTGCAGTTGATGTGGTTGCTCGAAGGGCTCGACACCGCCGACCCGTCGCTGTATGTCGACCATCCCCACTGGCGGGCGCTGCGCCGGCAGGTGGCGACGGCGACCGGGCCGGTTCAGCTGGACCGGGCGGAGGATCCGGTGGATGCGGTGTTGTGCGCCTACATCGCGATGTTCGCCCACCGGCGTCCCGGTGACGTCGTGGTGTACGGCGACGGCGCCACCGGATACATCGTCACGCCACGGCTGCCTGCGGACCTGACGCCGGCTCCGCGGGTGCGGGCGGTCAGTCCGGCGGCAGCACCATCTTGGCCGGATCGCCGACGGCGCGGGTGGGGATGCCGAGCTGACGGTTGA
- a CDS encoding cytochrome P450: protein MSAAHSSPALGQSPFGAGFDFTDPDVLLRGIPVREFAELRKTAPVWWCEQPETIFGDTGYWVISRHEDIKNISRNSDLWSTNRKGAVMVMPEGATPEQLELTKALLINHDPPEHTRLRKLVSRLFTPRAVAELESKLAVAARDIVARARERGSGNFVEDIAMNLPLLAIADLIGVPEEDREKVFHWSNCIINTDDPDFDSDPTAANAELMGYAYTMAEQRRRHPQDDIVTRLVQADLEDGSGEALGEVEFAFFVILLAVAGNETTRNAMTHGMNAFFENPDQWELFKRERPETAIDEIVRWSTPVHCFQRTALADVEIGGVTIREGERAGLFYSSANYDEEVFDRPFEFDILRDPNPHLGFGGHGAHYCIGANLARMEIKLIFNEIADQIPDIAKLSEPVRLRSGWLNGVKELRVSYVG from the coding sequence ATGTCGGCAGCCCACAGCAGCCCCGCCCTCGGTCAGAGCCCATTCGGCGCCGGTTTCGATTTCACCGATCCGGACGTTCTGCTCCGCGGTATCCCGGTCCGTGAGTTCGCCGAGCTGCGCAAGACCGCGCCGGTGTGGTGGTGCGAGCAGCCCGAGACGATCTTCGGCGACACCGGTTACTGGGTGATCAGCCGCCACGAGGACATCAAGAACATCTCGCGCAACAGCGATCTGTGGTCGACCAACCGCAAGGGTGCGGTGATGGTGATGCCGGAGGGCGCCACCCCCGAACAGCTCGAGCTCACCAAGGCGCTGCTGATCAACCACGACCCGCCGGAACACACCCGGCTGCGCAAGCTCGTCTCGCGGCTGTTCACCCCGCGCGCGGTGGCCGAACTGGAGTCGAAGCTGGCCGTGGCCGCCCGCGACATCGTCGCCCGGGCCCGGGAGCGGGGCAGCGGCAACTTCGTCGAGGACATCGCGATGAATCTGCCGCTGCTGGCGATCGCCGATCTGATCGGGGTTCCCGAGGAGGACCGGGAGAAGGTCTTCCACTGGTCGAACTGCATCATCAACACCGACGACCCGGACTTCGACTCGGATCCGACGGCGGCCAATGCCGAGCTGATGGGCTATGCGTACACCATGGCCGAGCAGCGCCGCCGCCATCCGCAGGACGACATCGTGACCCGGCTGGTGCAGGCCGACCTGGAGGACGGCAGCGGTGAGGCGCTGGGCGAGGTCGAGTTCGCGTTCTTCGTGATCCTGCTGGCGGTGGCCGGCAACGAGACCACCCGCAACGCGATGACGCACGGGATGAACGCGTTCTTCGAGAACCCGGATCAGTGGGAGCTGTTCAAGCGGGAACGGCCGGAGACCGCGATCGACGAGATCGTGCGGTGGTCCACACCGGTGCACTGCTTCCAGCGCACCGCGCTGGCCGATGTCGAGATCGGTGGGGTGACGATCCGGGAAGGCGAGCGCGCGGGCCTGTTCTACAGCTCGGCCAACTACGACGAGGAGGTCTTCGACCGGCCGTTCGAGTTCGACATCCTGCGCGACCCGAACCCGCACCTGGGGTTCGGCGGACACGGCGCGCATTACTGCATCGGCGCCAACCTGGCCCGCATGGAGATCAAACTGATCTTCAACGAGATCGCCGATCAGATCCCTGACATCGCCAAACTGTCCGAGCCGGTGCGGCTGCGGTCGGGCTGGCTCAACGGTGTGAAGGAGCTGAGGGTCTCCTACGTGGGCTAG
- the purB gene encoding adenylosuccinate lyase yields the protein MTIPNVLAHRYASDEMTAIWSPKAKVVAERRLWIAVMRAQAELGVDIPDEVIADYERVVEDVDLDAIAARERVLRHDVKARIEEFNARAGHEHVHKGMTSRDLTENVEQLQIRRSLELVHAHGVAVVARLAERALSYRDLVMAGRSHNVAAQATTLGKRFASAAEEMLGALTRLEEIIARYPLRGIKGPMGTAQDMLDLFGGDSERLAELERRVAEFLGFKEVFTSVGQVYPRSLDYEVISALVQLGAAPSSLATTIRLMAGHELVTEGFAPGQVGSSAMPHKMNARSCERVNGLQVVLRGYASMAAELAGAQWNEGDVFCSVVRRVALPDAFFAIDGQIETFLTVLDEFGAYPAVIQRELDRYLPFLATTRILMAAVRAGMGREAAHEVIKEHAVAVALDMREKGSEPDLLDRLAADPRLPLDRPALDAALADRQAFTGAAASQVDTVVGAVDELVSRYPEAAKYTSGAIL from the coding sequence GTGACGATCCCGAATGTGCTGGCCCACCGCTACGCCAGCGACGAGATGACGGCGATCTGGTCGCCGAAGGCCAAGGTAGTCGCCGAGCGTCGGCTGTGGATCGCGGTGATGCGGGCCCAGGCCGAGCTCGGTGTCGACATCCCCGACGAGGTGATCGCCGACTACGAGCGGGTGGTCGAGGACGTCGACCTGGATGCGATCGCCGCCCGCGAACGGGTGCTGCGCCACGACGTCAAGGCACGGATCGAGGAGTTCAACGCCCGGGCCGGCCACGAGCACGTGCACAAGGGGATGACCAGCCGCGACCTCACCGAGAACGTCGAGCAGCTGCAGATCCGCCGCTCGCTGGAACTGGTGCACGCGCACGGGGTGGCGGTGGTGGCCCGGCTCGCCGAACGCGCGCTGAGCTACCGCGACCTGGTGATGGCCGGCCGCAGCCACAACGTCGCCGCCCAGGCCACCACGCTGGGCAAGCGGTTCGCCTCGGCCGCCGAGGAGATGCTCGGGGCGCTGACCCGGCTCGAGGAGATCATCGCCCGCTACCCGCTGCGCGGCATCAAGGGCCCGATGGGCACCGCGCAGGACATGCTCGACCTGTTCGGCGGCGACTCGGAGCGGCTGGCCGAACTCGAGCGGCGGGTCGCCGAATTCCTGGGCTTCAAGGAGGTTTTCACCAGCGTCGGGCAGGTGTACCCGCGATCGCTGGACTATGAGGTGATCTCCGCGCTGGTGCAGCTGGGGGCCGCCCCGTCCTCGCTGGCCACCACCATCCGGCTGATGGCCGGCCACGAACTGGTCACCGAGGGCTTCGCGCCCGGTCAGGTCGGCTCCTCGGCGATGCCGCACAAGATGAACGCCCGGTCCTGCGAACGGGTCAACGGACTGCAGGTGGTGCTGCGCGGCTACGCGTCGATGGCGGCCGAGTTGGCCGGCGCGCAGTGGAACGAAGGCGACGTGTTCTGTTCGGTGGTGCGCCGGGTGGCGCTGCCCGACGCGTTCTTCGCCATCGACGGCCAGATCGAGACGTTCCTGACCGTGCTCGACGAGTTCGGCGCCTACCCGGCGGTGATCCAGCGGGAACTGGACCGGTACCTGCCGTTCCTGGCCACCACCCGCATCCTGATGGCCGCGGTGCGCGCGGGTATGGGTCGCGAGGCGGCGCACGAGGTGATCAAGGAGCACGCCGTCGCCGTCGCGCTGGACATGCGCGAAAAGGGTTCGGAGCCAGACCTGTTGGACCGGCTTGCCGCCGATCCGCGGCTGCCGCTGGACCGCCCGGCGCTCGACGCCGCGCTCGCCGACCGGCAGGCGTTCACCGGAGCCGCGGCATCGCAGGTCGACACCGTGGTCGGCGCGGTCGACGAACTGGTCAGCCGGTATCCGGAGGCCGCCAAGTACACCTCGGGGGCCATCTTGTGA
- a CDS encoding TetR/AcrR family transcriptional regulator → MRTHGWGGSAPASDEEAIARILEAAKRTIEERGAEFSIADVARAVGVTRQTVYRYFPSTDALLVAAAMHAAGDFLDRLAVHLQGITDPVEAVAEAIATTLEWLPEDTHIGLLVAPGRPTAHTESVTSDVAIDFANRMLRRFDVDWAAVGYSDADLDELAEHLLRVIQSFVIDPGRPPRDGQSLRAYLRRWVGAAVTGAR, encoded by the coding sequence ATGCGCACCCACGGCTGGGGCGGTTCGGCGCCGGCCAGTGACGAGGAGGCGATCGCGCGGATCCTCGAGGCCGCCAAGCGGACCATCGAGGAGCGCGGCGCCGAGTTCAGCATCGCCGACGTCGCCCGAGCCGTCGGGGTGACCCGGCAGACGGTGTACCGGTATTTCCCCAGCACCGACGCCCTGCTGGTGGCGGCGGCCATGCATGCGGCCGGTGACTTCCTGGACCGGCTGGCGGTCCACCTGCAGGGCATCACCGATCCGGTGGAGGCGGTCGCCGAGGCGATCGCCACCACCCTGGAGTGGCTGCCCGAGGACACACACATCGGGCTGCTGGTGGCGCCGGGCCGGCCCACCGCGCACACCGAGTCGGTGACCTCCGATGTGGCGATCGACTTCGCCAACAGGATGTTGCGCCGGTTCGACGTGGACTGGGCGGCGGTCGGCTACTCCGACGCCGACCTCGACGAGCTCGCCGAGCACCTGCTGCGGGTCATCCAGTCGTTCGTCATCGATCCGGGCCGGCCGCCGCGGGACGGCCAGAGCCTGCGCGCCTACCTGCGCCGGTGGGTCGGCGCGGCGGTCACCGGAGCACGGTGA
- a CDS encoding APC family permease, with amino-acid sequence MSGTRTEQAQPELRRVLGPGLLLLFIVGDILGTGIYALVGDVAGEVGGAAWLPFLIAFLIATVTAFSYLELVTKYPQAAGAALYVHKAFGIQFVTFLVAFIVMCSGITSASTASRFFAANLEVGLGQEWGRLGVAGVALLFMALLAMVNLRGVGESVRLNVLLTIVEISGLLLVIFVGLWAFTGGGADVDFTRVVAFETTTDKSVFLAVSAATSLAFFAMVGFEDSVNMAEETRDPVVIFPRALLTGLGIAGAVYVVVAIVAVALVPVGTLQASDVPLVEVVKAGAPGLPIEELLPWISMFAVSNTALINMLMASRLIYGMARQRVLPPVLGSVHPRRRTPWVAIIFTTLIAFGLIFYVTAFADSTAIAVLGGTTSLLLLAVFAMVNVAVLVLRRDESRDPVVARRHFRTPTFLPVVGFVASLYLVTPLSGRPAQQYLLSVVLIVIGVLLFGVTMAINRQLGIPTRAVGDPAKMVLPPD; translated from the coding sequence ATGAGCGGGACGCGAACCGAGCAGGCACAGCCCGAGCTGCGCCGGGTGCTGGGGCCCGGCCTGCTGCTTCTGTTCATCGTCGGCGACATCCTGGGCACCGGAATCTACGCCCTGGTCGGAGACGTGGCCGGAGAGGTCGGCGGAGCGGCGTGGCTGCCGTTCCTGATCGCCTTCCTCATCGCGACCGTCACCGCGTTCAGCTACCTCGAGCTGGTCACCAAATACCCGCAGGCCGCCGGCGCGGCGCTGTACGTCCACAAGGCGTTCGGAATCCAGTTCGTCACCTTCCTGGTGGCGTTCATCGTGATGTGCTCGGGCATCACGTCGGCGTCCACCGCATCGCGGTTCTTCGCCGCCAACCTGGAGGTGGGGCTGGGCCAGGAGTGGGGCCGGCTCGGAGTCGCCGGGGTGGCCCTGCTGTTCATGGCCCTGCTGGCGATGGTGAACCTGCGCGGCGTCGGGGAGAGCGTCCGGCTCAACGTCCTGCTCACCATCGTCGAGATCTCCGGTCTGCTGCTGGTGATCTTCGTCGGGCTGTGGGCCTTCACCGGCGGCGGCGCCGACGTCGACTTCACCCGGGTGGTCGCCTTCGAGACCACCACCGACAAGAGCGTCTTCCTGGCGGTCAGCGCCGCAACGTCATTGGCGTTCTTCGCGATGGTCGGGTTCGAGGACTCGGTCAACATGGCCGAGGAGACGCGGGACCCGGTGGTGATCTTCCCTCGCGCCCTGCTGACCGGTCTGGGCATCGCGGGCGCCGTCTACGTCGTCGTCGCCATCGTCGCGGTCGCCCTCGTGCCCGTCGGCACCCTGCAGGCCAGCGATGTCCCGTTGGTCGAGGTGGTCAAGGCCGGGGCGCCCGGACTGCCCATCGAGGAGCTGCTGCCGTGGATCTCGATGTTCGCGGTGTCCAACACGGCGCTGATCAACATGCTGATGGCCAGCCGGCTCATCTACGGCATGGCCCGCCAGCGGGTGTTGCCGCCGGTCCTCGGATCGGTGCACCCCCGCCGCCGGACCCCGTGGGTGGCGATCATCTTCACCACCCTCATCGCCTTCGGCCTGATCTTCTACGTGACCGCGTTCGCCGACAGCACCGCCATCGCCGTCCTCGGCGGCACCACCTCGCTGCTGCTGCTGGCGGTGTTCGCGATGGTCAACGTGGCGGTGTTGGTGCTGCGCCGCGACGAGTCGCGCGATCCGGTGGTGGCGCGGCGGCACTTCCGCACCCCGACCTTCCTCCCGGTGGTGGGATTCGTGGCGTCGCTGTATCTGGTGACCCCGCTGTCCGGCCGGCCGGCGCAGCAGTACCTGCTGTCGGTCGTGCTGATCGTCATCGGCGTGCTGCTGTTCGGCGTGACCATGGCGATCAACCGTCAGCTCGGCATCCCCACCCGCGCCGTCGGCGATCCGGCCAAGATGGTGCTGCCGCCGGACTGA
- a CDS encoding carboxymuconolactone decarboxylase family protein → MDELRRRGLEKMNEVYGWEMPNIEGDPYFDLTVDHLFGTIWTRPGLSMRDKRIMTLTAVTAVGNSDLAEIQANAALANGELTEDELKEMAVFLTHYLGFPLGSKLDGAVSKVIKNRRKAAAEGKGEDRKANVDAAVRMHSGETIHDQHDQ, encoded by the coding sequence ATGGACGAGCTGCGCCGCAGGGGCCTCGAGAAGATGAACGAGGTCTACGGCTGGGAGATGCCGAACATCGAGGGCGATCCGTACTTCGACCTCACCGTCGACCACCTCTTCGGCACCATCTGGACCCGCCCGGGTCTGTCCATGCGGGACAAGCGGATCATGACGCTGACCGCGGTGACGGCCGTCGGCAACTCCGACCTGGCCGAGATCCAGGCCAACGCCGCGCTGGCCAACGGCGAGCTGACCGAGGACGAACTCAAGGAGATGGCTGTCTTCCTCACCCACTACCTCGGCTTCCCGCTGGGCTCCAAGCTCGACGGCGCGGTCAGCAAGGTGATCAAGAACCGGCGCAAGGCCGCCGCCGAGGGCAAGGGTGAGGACCGCAAGGCGAATGTCGACGCGGCGGTGCGGATGCATTCCGGTGAGACGATCCATGACCAGCATGACCAGTAG
- a CDS encoding TetR/AcrR family transcriptional regulator codes for MLNVTAAVTPKGERRRDALISAAAELLCEGGFDAVRHRAVARRAGLPLASTTYYFSSLDDLIVQAVTHIGARETRQLEQRVAAVARRRRGAETTADVLVDVLVGTASGITATEELISRYERYIACARQPALRDIQRQIRKQRTDAVVKVVERSGRAVRPELVSALVCAVDGAVVAALVGDGDGPRATARSTLIDVIDVLAPYA; via the coding sequence ATGCTAAACGTGACGGCAGCGGTGACTCCGAAGGGAGAGCGGCGGCGGGACGCACTGATCAGTGCGGCCGCCGAGCTGCTGTGTGAAGGCGGCTTCGACGCGGTGCGGCACCGGGCGGTGGCCCGGCGGGCCGGGCTGCCGCTGGCGTCGACCACCTACTACTTCTCCTCGCTCGACGATCTGATCGTGCAGGCCGTCACCCATATCGGCGCCCGGGAGACCCGGCAGCTCGAGCAGCGGGTGGCGGCGGTGGCCCGGCGCCGCCGCGGCGCCGAGACCACCGCCGACGTGCTGGTCGACGTGCTGGTCGGCACCGCCTCGGGCATCACCGCCACCGAGGAGCTGATCTCCCGCTACGAGCGCTACATCGCCTGCGCCCGGCAGCCGGCGCTGCGCGACATCCAGCGGCAGATCCGCAAGCAGCGCACCGACGCCGTGGTCAAGGTGGTGGAGCGGTCCGGCCGCGCGGTGCGCCCCGAACTGGTCAGCGCGTTGGTGTGCGCGGTCGACGGGGCGGTGGTCGCGGCCCTGGTCGGCGACGGGGACGGTCCGCGGGCGACGGCGCGTTCGACGTTGATCGACGTGATCGACGTGCTGGCACCGTACGCTTGA
- a CDS encoding SDR family oxidoreductase — protein sequence MGQFDDKVAIVTGAGGGIGQAYAEALAREGAAVVVADINTEGAQKVADGIKGEGGDALAVPVDVSDPESAEEMAAQTVSEFGGIDYLVNNAAIFGGMKLDFLITVDWDYYKRFMSVNLDGALVCTRAVYKKMAKRGGGAIVNQSSTAAWLYSNYYGLAKAGLNSLTQQLATELGGQNIRVNAIAPGPIDTEANRSTTPKEMVDDIVKRIPLSRLGEPEDLVGMCLFLLSDQAKWITGQIFNVDGGQIIR from the coding sequence ATGGGGCAGTTCGACGACAAGGTCGCGATCGTCACGGGAGCCGGTGGCGGTATCGGCCAGGCCTACGCCGAGGCGCTGGCCCGCGAGGGCGCGGCGGTGGTGGTGGCCGACATCAACACCGAAGGCGCCCAGAAGGTCGCCGACGGCATCAAGGGTGAGGGCGGCGACGCGCTGGCGGTGCCCGTCGACGTGTCCGACCCGGAGTCGGCCGAAGAGATGGCCGCGCAGACGGTCTCGGAGTTCGGCGGCATCGACTACCTGGTCAACAACGCCGCGATCTTCGGCGGGATGAAGCTGGACTTCCTGATCACCGTCGACTGGGACTACTACAAGAGGTTCATGAGCGTGAACCTCGACGGTGCGCTGGTGTGCACCCGGGCGGTGTACAAGAAGATGGCCAAACGCGGCGGCGGTGCGATCGTCAACCAGTCGTCGACCGCGGCGTGGCTGTACTCGAACTACTACGGACTGGCCAAGGCGGGCCTCAACAGCCTCACCCAGCAGCTGGCCACCGAACTCGGCGGGCAGAACATCCGCGTCAACGCGATCGCGCCGGGGCCCATCGACACCGAGGCCAACCGGTCGACCACCCCGAAGGAGATGGTCGACGACATCGTGAAGCGAATCCCGTTGTCGCGCCTGGGTGAACCCGAGGATCTGGTCGGCATGTGCCTGTTCCTGCTGTCGGATCAGGCCAAGTGGATCACCGGGCAGATCTTCAACGTGGACGGCGGGCAGATCATCCGATGA